In a single window of the Roseiconus lacunae genome:
- a CDS encoding sulfatase family protein: MSLLGGGGMGVRRFALAFVGGLLGLMLGATADAEELTRPNVVVIFIDDMGYADINPFGATGYPTPHLDRMAAEGRRFTDFCVSSAVCSASRSALMTGCFHKRIGISGALGPKSNIGLNANETTLAEICKSKGYRTAIYGKWHLGHNPKFLPTNHGFDEYYGIPYSNDMWPHHPAAIAKRKNNPNAPISWSELPMIENTTVVNEKVQPDDQRQMTQEFTRRAVDFIKRDADEPFFLYLPHPMVHVPLYASDEFVGKSGKGLFGDVVMELDWSVGQVMQAIEDIGAERNTLVVFTSDNGPWMSYGDHAGKATPLREGKGTMWEGGYREPTLMWWKGTIPAGTTCDTLASTIDLLPTVAAMIGAELPDHPIDGHDIRPLMFGETDAVTPHETFPCFYSGQLQAIRNERFKLVFPHKYRTLNGHPGGTGGLPVGYQQAVADKALYDLDNDIGETKDVSDQHPNVVAELEAAAQRYRESLGDRLTKTKGTDVRPAGKMEPGDEKLPLIW; encoded by the coding sequence GTGTCCCTGTTGGGTGGGGGAGGAATGGGGGTTCGCAGGTTTGCGCTAGCGTTCGTCGGCGGTCTGCTCGGCTTGATGCTGGGGGCGACCGCGGACGCGGAAGAATTGACACGACCGAATGTGGTGGTGATCTTTATTGATGACATGGGATACGCCGATATCAATCCCTTTGGTGCGACCGGCTACCCGACTCCGCACCTGGACCGGATGGCGGCCGAAGGGCGGCGTTTCACCGATTTTTGCGTTTCCTCGGCCGTCTGCAGCGCGTCACGATCGGCGTTGATGACCGGCTGCTTTCATAAACGAATCGGTATCTCGGGGGCTCTGGGACCAAAATCAAACATCGGTCTGAACGCTAACGAAACCACACTCGCCGAAATCTGCAAAAGCAAAGGGTACCGCACCGCGATCTACGGCAAGTGGCATCTGGGACACAACCCAAAGTTTTTGCCCACCAACCACGGTTTCGATGAGTATTACGGGATCCCGTACAGCAACGACATGTGGCCGCACCATCCGGCTGCGATCGCAAAACGGAAGAATAATCCTAACGCACCGATCAGCTGGTCCGAACTGCCAATGATCGAAAACACAACGGTCGTCAACGAAAAAGTCCAACCAGATGACCAACGACAAATGACGCAAGAGTTCACGCGACGCGCGGTCGATTTCATTAAGCGAGATGCCGACGAACCGTTTTTCTTGTATCTGCCACACCCGATGGTTCACGTTCCGCTGTATGCATCGGACGAATTCGTCGGCAAAAGCGGGAAGGGCTTATTCGGCGACGTGGTGATGGAACTGGATTGGTCGGTCGGGCAAGTCATGCAAGCGATCGAAGATATCGGCGCCGAACGAAACACGCTCGTTGTTTTTACTAGCGACAATGGGCCGTGGATGTCGTACGGCGACCACGCCGGCAAAGCGACGCCGCTGCGTGAGGGCAAAGGCACGATGTGGGAAGGCGGCTATCGCGAACCCACGCTGATGTGGTGGAAGGGAACGATCCCCGCAGGCACCACCTGCGATACCTTGGCGAGCACCATTGATTTGTTGCCAACCGTCGCGGCGATGATCGGCGCCGAGTTACCCGATCACCCCATCGACGGCCATGACATCCGGCCGCTGATGTTCGGCGAGACCGATGCCGTGACACCTCACGAAACCTTTCCGTGTTTTTATTCGGGGCAACTTCAAGCGATTCGCAACGAGCGATTCAAATTGGTGTTCCCGCACAAGTACCGAACGTTGAACGGTCATCCAGGTGGCACCGGAGGATTGCCAGTCGGATACCAACAAGCGGTGGCCGACAAAGCCCTCTACGACCTGGACAATGACATCGGTGAAACGAAGGACGTGTCCGACCAACATCCCAATGTCGTCGCCGAGTTGGAAGCCGCCGCGCAACGATACCGTGAGTCACTGGGGGACCGGTTGACGAAAACCAAAGGCACCGACGTCCGCCCGGCAGGCAAGATGGAACCCGGCGACGAAAAGCTGCCCCTGATCTGGTAA
- a CDS encoding polymorphic toxin-type HINT domain-containing protein, producing MIRSNNLRSGTHRLLVRLGITCVFWVLVDSVAALSNDAVAEATESKADSLVQKALQSELAGDSVERFRLLDQAVEQDPENTSAQWQSGFLLHRDRWVPVRLSMLMNSADEVLQQYHQRRREQSGNLAGEVSLAKWCRQNQLDDRERMHWENVLTLAPNHAEARSKLRLRRYEGQWVPKDQVITAKRLQNQERRALHQWMPVLREWVERIEDVSADRSEAWRSIASVDDPDAIGALEIFAHRSAPSLQRHLIEVIGRIDGQTSSDALVRLSLELDDASGRNIAALELAKDPIHAFAGQYLDRLEAPLKYRSSLSRIGDTVFSETLIRQERADDVVTFTRATKAGMSINAPVIRTSRVYHQIFANELAFQTRRIAETEQSIENQNEDRASSNERIFAALKTSTGEQFDDQPQLWWDWWKRYNEYDVTASKRHVHLSQTDYRRGELRIPLPPRCECFPAGTIVHTETGRRPIESIRSGDKVLSKDPISGELSYRLVTRTTARPPSDTMRLMVAGESITATVGHPFWVTGKGWTMAKELNPGDRLHGLHGSVPIEVVEGGAACEAFNLVVEKTNTYFVGESALLVHDNMIRSSSQQPIPGWHSN from the coding sequence ATGATTCGTTCGAACAACCTACGAAGCGGTACACACAGACTCCTGGTCCGTCTCGGTATCACATGTGTGTTTTGGGTGTTGGTCGATTCAGTTGCCGCGTTGTCGAACGATGCGGTGGCAGAAGCGACGGAATCAAAGGCGGATTCTTTGGTTCAGAAAGCACTTCAATCAGAACTCGCCGGTGACTCGGTCGAGCGTTTTCGTTTGCTCGACCAAGCCGTCGAGCAGGATCCAGAAAACACCTCGGCGCAGTGGCAATCTGGCTTCCTTCTCCACCGTGACCGGTGGGTTCCCGTTCGGTTATCAATGCTGATGAACTCTGCCGATGAGGTTCTGCAGCAGTACCACCAGCGACGGCGAGAACAGTCCGGTAACCTTGCCGGTGAAGTTTCACTTGCCAAATGGTGTCGGCAGAATCAGCTTGACGATCGAGAGCGAATGCACTGGGAGAATGTGCTGACGCTTGCCCCCAACCATGCCGAAGCCCGATCAAAATTGCGGCTACGACGCTACGAAGGCCAATGGGTCCCCAAAGACCAGGTGATCACGGCGAAACGATTGCAAAATCAAGAACGACGAGCGCTCCATCAGTGGATGCCAGTGCTACGCGAATGGGTCGAACGGATTGAAGACGTTTCGGCCGACCGGTCCGAGGCATGGCGATCCATTGCGTCGGTGGATGATCCCGATGCGATCGGTGCACTTGAAATCTTCGCCCACCGAAGCGCTCCTTCGCTGCAACGACACTTGATCGAAGTGATCGGCCGAATCGACGGTCAGACTTCGTCGGACGCCTTGGTCAGACTTTCGCTGGAACTTGACGACGCGTCAGGACGGAATATCGCTGCCCTTGAACTTGCCAAAGATCCGATTCACGCGTTCGCCGGCCAGTACCTCGATCGACTTGAAGCACCGTTGAAGTACCGATCATCCCTCTCGCGAATCGGGGATACCGTGTTTAGTGAAACCTTGATTCGACAAGAACGCGCCGATGACGTGGTCACCTTTACTCGAGCAACGAAGGCGGGGATGTCCATCAACGCCCCAGTCATTCGGACAAGCCGAGTCTATCACCAGATATTCGCCAACGAGCTCGCGTTTCAAACACGTCGGATCGCCGAAACAGAACAGTCGATTGAGAACCAAAACGAGGATCGGGCGTCGAGCAACGAACGCATTTTCGCGGCCCTCAAAACGTCGACCGGCGAGCAGTTCGACGATCAGCCGCAGCTTTGGTGGGACTGGTGGAAGCGGTACAACGAATACGATGTCACGGCTTCCAAACGACATGTCCATTTGTCGCAAACAGACTATCGACGCGGCGAACTGCGAATCCCATTACCACCGCGATGTGAGTGCTTCCCCGCGGGAACCATCGTGCACACTGAAACCGGGAGACGTCCGATTGAATCGATCCGAAGCGGTGACAAGGTATTGTCAAAGGACCCGATTTCGGGCGAGCTCAGCTATCGCTTAGTGACTCGAACTACCGCTCGTCCACCGAGTGACACGATGCGTCTGATGGTCGCCGGCGAGTCGATTACGGCAACGGTGGGGCATCCGTTCTGGGTGACCGGAAAAGGCTGGACGATGGCGAAAGAACTCAATCCGGGCGACCGACTGCATGGACTGCACGGCTCTGTCCCGATCGAGGTTGTCGAAGGCGGAGCGGCCTGTGAAGCGTTCAACCTGGTGGTCGAAAAGACCAACACGTACTTTGTCGGCGAATCAGCCTTGTTGGTTCATGACAACATGATCCGTTCGTCCTCACAACAGCCGATTCCAGGTTGGCATTCGAATTAG
- a CDS encoding class I SAM-dependent methyltransferase: MASNQDRFFEPYDREEIAYGDTPSAPLAAYLRQICRTEASGDDGFSAAKNLFALDLGAGAGRDTIAMARAGFSVTAVDLSPRGGERIMQRATEQGVSENVKTQVANVCEFEIQPSSYDLICATTVLDHISESDSKRVWLAMLAGLKSGGALYVEVHSTEDPGSDQSPGLENKAPVSETADAVINYFPPNRLLGWATQPRADLRVLRYEERLEWDYTHGPEHLHGKAILLAVKSGTFPPWYGQPAAFPRR; this comes from the coding sequence ATGGCTTCGAACCAAGATCGATTCTTCGAACCGTATGATCGTGAAGAGATTGCCTATGGGGACACCCCGTCGGCGCCGTTGGCGGCCTATCTGCGGCAAATTTGCCGGACCGAGGCATCAGGAGACGACGGATTTTCTGCGGCGAAGAACTTATTTGCTTTAGATCTGGGGGCAGGCGCCGGACGCGATACGATCGCGATGGCTCGTGCCGGATTTTCGGTGACCGCCGTTGATCTGAGTCCCCGAGGGGGCGAACGGATCATGCAACGGGCAACCGAACAGGGGGTTTCGGAAAACGTCAAAACGCAGGTCGCGAACGTCTGCGAATTTGAAATCCAACCCTCCAGCTATGACCTGATCTGCGCAACGACGGTGCTTGACCACATCAGCGAGTCTGATTCGAAACGCGTTTGGCTAGCGATGCTCGCCGGCCTAAAGTCCGGCGGAGCGTTGTACGTCGAAGTTCATTCGACCGAAGATCCCGGCAGCGACCAAAGTCCGGGACTGGAGAACAAAGCCCCGGTCAGCGAGACCGCCGACGCGGTGATCAATTACTTCCCGCCCAATCGCCTGCTTGGATGGGCAACCCAACCGCGGGCGGACCTCCGTGTGCTGCGCTATGAAGAACGACTCGAATGGGACTACACCCACGGTCCCGAGCACCTGCACGGAAAAGCGATCCTGTTGGCGGTCAAGTCCGGGACGTTTCCTCCCTGGTACGGCCAGCCGGCCGCGTTCCCCCGCCGCTAG
- a CDS encoding DUF1501 domain-containing protein gives MLHSSVCDPKLHFSRRTLLGAGAGGAMLSAIANQLAWADQIAKTDAGEQKNVILLWMDGGPSQLETFDPHVGSKYGGDVGAIPTTVKGLEIADTLPQTAEKMHLGTLIRSMTSKEGDHQRATYNVKTGWRLDPTLVHPSIGAVLCHEFPQSLDIPRHVSIIPGQWPSKGGYLGPNFDAFIVGDPNSPVPDLKARVDADRMDRRLNGLDFLESQFRRGRLKDLDHNRTLHQSSTAAALRMMSSEQIDAFDVSDESATTLASFGDTPFGRGCLAASRLIEAGVRCVEVNLSGWDTHVNNHSLQSSACGTLDPALASLLGRLEEREMLRNTLVVCGGEFGRTPVINPAGGRDHWPNGFSMFLAGCGIRKGSVYGATAADPVVKSEDLKSNPLVNLDQPVTIGDLHATILKCLGVAYERELETPVGRPLVRIEGDPIDDLMV, from the coding sequence ATGTTGCATTCATCCGTTTGCGATCCAAAGTTGCACTTTTCGCGCCGCACCTTACTAGGCGCCGGGGCTGGTGGGGCGATGCTTTCGGCGATCGCGAATCAGCTTGCCTGGGCCGACCAAATCGCCAAGACCGACGCCGGCGAACAAAAGAATGTCATTCTGCTTTGGATGGATGGTGGGCCAAGTCAATTGGAGACCTTTGATCCGCATGTCGGCAGCAAGTACGGCGGCGATGTGGGGGCGATCCCGACGACGGTCAAAGGACTTGAGATCGCCGACACGCTGCCGCAAACTGCGGAGAAAATGCACCTGGGAACATTGATCCGCAGCATGACGAGTAAGGAAGGTGACCACCAACGCGCGACATACAACGTCAAAACTGGATGGCGTCTCGATCCGACGTTGGTTCATCCGTCGATCGGTGCGGTGCTGTGTCATGAGTTTCCGCAATCATTGGATATCCCACGTCACGTTTCAATCATCCCCGGGCAGTGGCCTTCCAAAGGTGGCTACTTAGGGCCAAATTTTGATGCCTTCATCGTCGGTGATCCCAACAGCCCGGTACCCGACTTGAAGGCTCGTGTTGATGCCGATCGGATGGATCGAAGGCTCAACGGGCTCGACTTTTTAGAATCTCAATTTCGCCGCGGTAGATTAAAAGACTTGGATCACAATCGAACGTTGCACCAATCGTCCACGGCGGCGGCACTACGAATGATGTCCAGCGAACAAATCGACGCATTCGATGTCAGCGACGAGTCTGCCACGACGTTGGCGTCTTTTGGTGACACTCCGTTTGGACGCGGTTGTTTGGCGGCATCGCGGTTGATCGAAGCCGGCGTGCGATGTGTCGAAGTCAACTTAAGCGGTTGGGACACTCACGTGAACAATCACTCGCTTCAGTCGTCAGCATGCGGGACGCTGGATCCCGCACTTGCATCACTGCTTGGAAGGTTGGAAGAACGTGAGATGCTGCGAAACACGTTGGTCGTTTGCGGCGGTGAGTTCGGCAGAACACCGGTGATCAATCCGGCCGGAGGACGTGACCATTGGCCGAACGGGTTCTCGATGTTTCTGGCCGGTTGTGGGATCCGCAAAGGAAGCGTCTATGGCGCGACGGCAGCCGATCCGGTGGTCAAATCGGAGGATCTGAAATCGAATCCGCTGGTTAATTTGGACCAGCCGGTCACGATCGGCGATCTGCACGCAACGATCCTGAAGTGCCTGGGGGTCGCGTATGAACGCGAGTTAGAAACGCCGGTTGGCCGCCCTTTGGTCCGTATCGAAGGCGATCCGATTGATGATCTGATGGTTTAG
- a CDS encoding DUF1549 domain-containing protein, translated as MKRAIISITKWAWFGLLLLLAFGYMASGLSNGRTTESASSIRPKESDPRSPDMSLEAAGNSKPIATESGDADSVDAVVDRIDQARRQAITAAGLRSAEMADWMTVCRRLSLALVGSGLSLEEIRALESLPVDQRERAHLDRLLGDVRFHDYWAERWTRFLVSDEGPFLVYRQRRFRHWLSETIAENRPYDQVVRDLITAEGLWTDRPQVNFLTVTFDSNDGSPDPVRLAARTCRAFLGLRIDCLQCHDDFLGNVSLGDEDALRGGSQTDFHQLAAFYSSAKTNGLQGVRTESVDYRFQYLDADEEVDVTADVPYRQDLLPEDGDPRERLARWVTAADHRQFARAAVHRFWTLMFGRAVTDAVDNLPLDESDDPVLVALIDDFQRHRDVHRTIRLIASTEAFRVDSVADFEITARHEVVHAAFPLTRLRAEQVAGSITQASKVKMIDRDSSLLVQLIRFGAINDFLKRYGDLGENEFSKDGITIPQRLMLLNGSMLHEAAKSEPILNTTGQIKSFAQDDPQAVEVAFLCLLNRYPTKEEQAYFAEKVGEADGRGNGLEDLFWMLANSTEFTWNH; from the coding sequence ATGAAACGAGCCATCATCTCAATCACGAAGTGGGCCTGGTTCGGTCTGCTGCTATTGTTAGCGTTCGGCTACATGGCGTCCGGATTATCCAACGGACGAACCACCGAATCAGCCTCTTCGATCCGGCCGAAAGAGAGCGATCCGCGATCCCCCGATATGTCACTCGAGGCTGCCGGGAATTCGAAGCCGATCGCGACGGAATCAGGCGACGCAGATTCAGTCGATGCCGTCGTTGACCGGATCGATCAAGCCCGACGACAAGCGATCACCGCGGCAGGACTGCGGTCTGCGGAGATGGCGGATTGGATGACCGTCTGCCGGCGTCTGTCGTTGGCGCTCGTCGGGAGCGGATTGTCACTCGAAGAGATCCGCGCACTCGAGTCATTGCCTGTCGATCAACGCGAACGCGCCCATTTGGATCGGTTGCTCGGTGACGTTCGGTTTCATGATTACTGGGCCGAGCGTTGGACACGGTTTCTTGTCAGTGATGAAGGCCCTTTTCTGGTGTACCGACAACGACGGTTTCGCCATTGGTTAAGCGAGACGATTGCCGAAAATCGACCGTACGATCAAGTGGTTAGAGACTTAATCACTGCCGAAGGACTTTGGACAGATCGCCCCCAAGTCAACTTTTTGACGGTCACCTTCGATAGTAACGATGGAAGCCCTGATCCGGTGCGTTTGGCGGCTCGGACCTGTCGAGCATTTCTAGGGTTACGGATCGATTGTTTGCAGTGTCACGACGACTTTTTAGGAAATGTCAGTTTGGGAGATGAAGACGCACTGCGAGGAGGCAGCCAAACGGACTTTCATCAACTGGCCGCCTTTTACAGCAGCGCCAAAACAAACGGATTGCAGGGAGTGCGGACCGAGAGCGTCGACTACCGTTTCCAATACCTTGATGCCGACGAAGAAGTCGACGTGACGGCGGATGTGCCCTATCGCCAAGACTTACTACCAGAGGATGGTGACCCGCGCGAGCGATTGGCTCGTTGGGTGACGGCGGCAGACCATCGACAGTTTGCTCGTGCGGCAGTGCACCGTTTTTGGACGTTGATGTTCGGTCGAGCGGTGACCGATGCCGTCGACAACTTGCCGCTCGATGAATCCGATGATCCCGTACTGGTTGCGTTGATCGATGATTTTCAACGGCACCGAGATGTCCATCGAACGATTCGATTGATCGCATCGACCGAAGCATTCCGCGTCGATAGCGTTGCCGATTTCGAGATCACGGCACGGCACGAAGTGGTGCACGCAGCGTTCCCGCTCACCCGGTTGCGGGCCGAGCAGGTTGCCGGATCGATCACCCAGGCATCGAAGGTCAAAATGATCGATCGCGACTCTTCGCTGTTGGTACAACTGATCCGTTTCGGGGCGATCAATGATTTTCTAAAGCGTTACGGTGATTTGGGTGAAAACGAGTTTTCCAAGGACGGCATCACGATTCCTCAACGTTTAATGTTGCTCAACGGGTCGATGCTTCACGAAGCGGCAAAGTCAGAACCGATCTTAAATACCACCGGACAGATTAAGTCCTTTGCCCAAGACGATCCCCAAGCCGTCGAAGTCGCATTCTTGTGTTTGCTCAATCGGTACCCCACCAAAGAAGAACAAGCGTACTTTGCCGAAAAGGTTGGCGAAGCGGACGGCCGTGGCAACGGTCTGGAAGACCTGTTTTGGATGCTCGCCAATTCGACCGAGTTTACGTGGAATCATTGA
- a CDS encoding AAA family ATPase yields the protein MSGPSDDQIIESVRLYRESLAETKAFYFEAAELVRGSYGWLGQGQSDAESFAQQMDDLHQGFLMKVFAAVVPDASAKSLEQRQMGRALLEHLWGKSVLGSQLHEAVDWLINAAADFQWDELVRPFTELPDLRNHWGELETLAMRMANLLTNVDGNVSVADNANIASMKRQFDQARGRAPDNLTRQADTDNARAAIDWLRDEAKRLRGDAISANVGKPTPTAGPGRSPQPASPQRSTPKTTTTETSEDVRTPEQRLEDAKAKLDRLIGLDNIKDQIQTLTNFLAMERKRQELDLPTSRPSLHMAFVGNPGTGKTTVARIIAEIYGALGVLEKGHLVETDRSGLVAEFAGQTGPKTNAKIDEALDGVLFVDEAYTLIDESGQDQYGREAVQTLLKRMEDQRERLVVILAGYPNEMNAMIRSNPGLSSRVGTTMHFADYNPESLCRIFELMASKAKYQLPTESRRRLLRGFTYLYAKRDRHFGNGRTARNSFERSVRRLANRLAEIKDITRDLLTTLQGDDIEVAGVDSAHLKAMAAKPGKVRIECNGGVAQVVDDHCLGTEITCDDCGEPYFADWGEPVIELEAEPEPSSEAKR from the coding sequence ATGTCAGGACCCTCGGACGATCAAATCATCGAGTCTGTTCGGCTGTATCGTGAGTCGCTTGCCGAAACAAAAGCGTTCTATTTTGAGGCGGCCGAATTGGTCCGTGGTTCCTATGGTTGGCTGGGGCAAGGCCAATCAGACGCCGAGTCGTTCGCCCAGCAGATGGATGATTTGCACCAAGGATTCTTGATGAAGGTCTTCGCCGCGGTGGTTCCCGACGCGAGTGCGAAAAGTCTTGAGCAGCGACAAATGGGACGCGCGTTATTAGAGCATTTGTGGGGAAAGTCGGTGCTCGGTAGTCAGCTTCATGAAGCCGTCGACTGGCTGATCAATGCCGCCGCGGATTTCCAATGGGACGAATTGGTTCGCCCGTTTACAGAGTTACCCGACCTGCGAAATCATTGGGGCGAGTTGGAAACGCTGGCCATGCGAATGGCAAACTTGTTGACGAATGTCGATGGTAATGTCAGCGTCGCCGACAATGCCAACATCGCATCGATGAAGCGCCAATTTGATCAAGCACGTGGACGGGCTCCCGACAACCTTACCCGTCAAGCCGATACCGATAATGCGCGTGCCGCCATCGACTGGCTTCGTGACGAGGCGAAGCGGTTACGTGGTGACGCAATCTCGGCGAACGTCGGAAAGCCCACACCAACGGCCGGCCCAGGAAGATCGCCGCAACCGGCGTCACCGCAGCGATCAACGCCAAAGACCACGACGACTGAAACATCCGAAGACGTTCGCACACCTGAGCAACGTTTAGAGGATGCCAAGGCAAAGCTTGACCGGTTGATCGGGCTGGACAACATCAAGGATCAGATCCAAACCTTAACCAACTTTTTGGCGATGGAACGAAAACGCCAGGAACTAGATCTGCCGACTTCGCGACCGAGTCTGCACATGGCATTTGTCGGTAATCCCGGGACAGGAAAAACCACGGTTGCGAGGATCATTGCGGAGATCTACGGTGCGCTCGGGGTCCTCGAGAAAGGGCACCTTGTCGAAACCGATCGCAGTGGGTTGGTAGCCGAGTTCGCCGGCCAAACCGGTCCTAAAACCAATGCAAAAATCGATGAAGCTCTCGATGGCGTGCTGTTTGTCGACGAGGCCTACACACTGATCGACGAAAGCGGCCAAGATCAATACGGTCGCGAAGCCGTCCAGACACTACTCAAGCGAATGGAAGACCAGCGTGAGCGTTTGGTCGTGATCTTAGCCGGGTATCCGAACGAGATGAACGCGATGATCCGCAGTAATCCAGGACTGAGCAGTCGTGTCGGAACGACCATGCACTTCGCCGACTACAACCCCGAATCGCTCTGCCGAATTTTCGAATTGATGGCGTCAAAGGCGAAGTATCAATTGCCGACCGAATCACGGCGAAGGCTATTGCGTGGATTCACGTACTTGTATGCCAAACGGGATCGACATTTTGGCAACGGACGTACGGCCCGCAATAGTTTCGAACGAAGCGTGCGTCGCTTAGCCAATCGCTTGGCCGAAATCAAAGACATCACCCGTGATCTACTCACAACCCTGCAAGGCGACGACATCGAAGTCGCCGGAGTCGACAGCGCTCACCTCAAGGCGATGGCGGCCAAACCAGGTAAGGTCCGCATCGAGTGCAATGGGGGGGTCGCACAA